The Buteo buteo chromosome 3, bButBut1.hap1.1, whole genome shotgun sequence genome has a window encoding:
- the SOCS6 gene encoding suppressor of cytokine signaling 6 — protein sequence MKKISLKTIRKSFNLNKSKDESDFVVVQQPSLSEFGKDDSLFGSCYGKDLASCEVNSEDEKGGKNRSKSESLMGTLKRRLSAKQKQKGKGSTPSVSSADDDTFSSSSAPITFKDVRAQRPLRSTSLRNHHYSPTPWPLRPTNSEETCIKMEVKVKALVHSSNPSPALNGVRKDFHDLQSDNVFQEQNNALKNTESQNGDLHLHIDEHVPVVIGLMPQDYIQYTVPLDEGMYPLEGSRSYCLDSSSPMEVSTVSSQVGGNAFHEEESQVDQDVVVAPDIFVDQTVNGLLIGTTGVMLQSPRVNHSDVPPLSPLLPPMQNNQIQRNFNGLSGTDAHVAESMRCHLNFDPNTAPGVGRVYDSVQNSGPMVVTSLTEELKKLAKQGWYWGPITRWEAEGKLANVPDGSFLVRDSSDDRYLLSLSFRSHGKTLHTRIEHSNGRFSFYEQPDVEGHTSIVDLIEHSIRDSENGAFCYSRSRLPGSATYPVRLTNPVSRFMQVRSLQYLCRFVIRQYTRIDLIQKLPLPNKMKDYLQEKHY from the coding sequence atgaagaaaattagtCTCAAAACAATTCGCAAGTCCTTTAacttaaataaaagtaaagatGAAAGCGACTTTGTAGTGGTTCAGCAGCCATCGTTAAGTGAATTTGGAAAAGATGACTCCTTGTTTGGCAGCTGCTATGGTAAAGATTTGGCTAGCTGTGAAGTCAATAGTGAAGAtgaaaaaggaggcaaaaataGATCAAAAAGTGAAAGCTTAATGGGTACGTtaaaaaggaggctttcagcaaaacaaaaacagaaaggCAAAGGCAGCACACCATCTGTAAGCTCTGCGGATGATGacaccttttcttcctcatctgcTCCAATAACCTTCAAAGATGTGCGAGCTCAAAGACCTCTGAGATCCACTTCCCTCCGTAATCACCATTACAGTCCAACTCCTTGGCCCCTTCGACCTACGAATTCAGAAGAGACTTGCATCAAAATGGAAGTGAAAGTCAAGGCCTTGGTCCATTCCTCTAATCCAAGCCCAGCACTGAATGGCGTTCGAAAGGACTTCCATGACTTGCAGTCAGACAACGTGTTCCAGGAACAAaacaatgcattaaaaaatacgGAATCTCAGAATGGGGACTTGCATCTTCATATTGATGAACATGTGCCTGTAGTTATTGGATTAATGCCTCAGGACTACATTCAGTATACTGTGCCTTTAGATGAGGGAATGTATCCTTTGGAAGGATCACGTAGTTACTGTCTGGATAGTTCCTCACCCATGGAAGTTTCAACTGTTTCTTCGCAAGTGGGGGGAAATGCTTTCCATGAAGAAGAGAGCCAGGTGGATCAGGATGTAGTTGTTGCACCAGATATCTTTGTGGACCAGACGGTGAATGGTTTGTTGATTGGTACCACAGGAGTCATGTTGCAAAGCCCAAGAGTTAATCACAGCGATGTCCCTCCACTCTCACCTTTGCTACCTCCAATGCAGAATAATCAAATCCAAAGGAACTTCAATGGATTGAGTGGCACAGATGCCCACGTGGCTGAAAGTATGCGCTGCCATTTGAATTTTGATCCTAACACTGCCCCCGGAGTTGGAAGAGTTTATGATTCTGTACAGAACAGTGGTCCTATGGTTGTGACAAGTctcacagaagaactgaaaaaactTGCAAAACAAGGATGGTACTGGGGCCCCATTACACGttgggaggcagagggaaaatTAGCTAATGTGCCTGATGGCTCGTTTCTCGTTCGAGATAGTTCTGATGATCGTTATCTTTTAAGTTTGAGTTTTCGTTCCCATGGAAAAACTCTTCACACTAGAATTGAACACTCAAATGGTAGGTTTAGCTTTTATGAACAACCAGATGTGGAGGGACATACATCTATAGTTGACTTAATTGAACATTCAATCAGGGACTCTGAAAATGGAGCTTTCTGCTATTCAAGATCCCGACTGCCTGGATCTGCAACTTATCCAGTGAGACTGACAAATCCAGTATCTCGGTTTATGCAGGTGCGTTCTTTACAATACCTGTGTCGTTTTGTAATACGTCAGTACACCAGAATAGACCTGATTCAGAAACTGCCTTTGCCAAACAAAATGAAGGATTATTTACAGGAAAAGCACTACTGA